The proteins below are encoded in one region of Natranaerovirga hydrolytica:
- a CDS encoding MFS transporter, with translation MKKTLFMITTAFFWFSLYAYIPELSTYAEDLGATYKMIGLITGAYGFTQALLRIPLGIFSDTINRKKIFVQFGLIITLISCIITFTYPAVYSLLVTRILAGVAASTWVLFTVLFASYYKSEESPKAIGIINGCNAAGQLSAMLLGGVISLNFGTRYLYLLGSIGAATGLILSLFIEENRDLDRTPLKIKELASIALEPTLVKVSVLAILSQFITYATALGFVPIVARELGASSLQLSWIAAINIVPGIWISAITGTVFVKWWGGNRTLIYGFALSAILCILIPLVPNLWLLMVVQFLAGVGRSMVFPLLMAFGIKKVNQRKRATAMGFFQAIYGIGMLFGPIILGAIGEQFGLGIGFVITGLIGLGAIIIIMKYKIAEV, from the coding sequence ATGAAAAAGACATTATTTATGATTACGACAGCTTTTTTTTGGTTTTCACTCTATGCATATATACCGGAGTTGTCTACATATGCAGAAGATTTAGGTGCCACGTATAAAATGATTGGTCTCATTACAGGGGCGTATGGTTTTACACAAGCTTTATTAAGAATTCCGTTGGGGATTTTTTCAGATACAATTAATAGGAAAAAGATATTTGTACAATTCGGACTAATCATAACATTAATAAGTTGTATCATAACATTTACATATCCTGCAGTCTACTCACTATTAGTAACGCGAATATTGGCAGGGGTTGCAGCTTCTACTTGGGTTCTGTTTACAGTTTTATTTGCAAGTTACTATAAGTCGGAAGAGTCTCCAAAGGCCATAGGCATTATTAATGGATGCAACGCCGCTGGACAGTTGAGTGCCATGTTATTAGGAGGCGTTATATCGTTAAATTTTGGCACAAGGTATCTGTATTTACTAGGCTCTATTGGTGCAGCTACAGGTTTAATACTTAGTTTATTTATAGAAGAAAATAGAGATTTAGATAGGACGCCGTTAAAAATAAAAGAGTTGGCGTCTATAGCGCTTGAGCCTACATTAGTAAAAGTATCTGTACTTGCTATTTTGTCTCAATTTATTACATATGCAACGGCGTTAGGATTTGTACCCATAGTGGCAAGGGAACTTGGGGCAAGTAGTCTGCAATTGAGTTGGATTGCAGCAATAAACATTGTGCCAGGTATTTGGATATCGGCTATAACGGGAACCGTTTTCGTAAAATGGTGGGGAGGCAATAGAACTTTGATTTACGGATTTGCATTGAGTGCCATTCTTTGCATCTTAATTCCGTTAGTGCCTAATTTGTGGTTATTGATGGTGGTTCAATTTTTAGCTGGGGTAGGTAGAAGTATGGTGTTTCCTCTTTTAATGGCTTTTGGTATAAAAAAAGTCAATCAACGAAAAAGAGCAACAGCTATGGGGTTTTTCCAAGCTATATATGGTATCGGTATGTTGTTTGGTCCTATAATTTTGGGAGCTATTGGGGAACAATTTGGTTTAGGAATAGGATTTGTCATAACGGGTCTTATTGGTTTGGGAGCAATCATAATTATAATGAAATATAAAATTGCAGAAGTATAA
- a CDS encoding DUF523 domain-containing protein, translated as MYLVSACLAGINCRYNGSHTKNDYVLKLVKEGKAIPICPEVIAGLKTPRTPCEIVIDGHNNKKVVDKEGNDFTKEFYDGAYKTLEVAKTLNVKEVILQSKSPSCGYGWIYDGTFTNNLIKSNGLTAQLLLDNGIKVFTEKNINKRAL; from the coding sequence ATGTATTTAGTGAGTGCTTGTCTAGCAGGAATTAATTGCAGATATAATGGGAGTCATACAAAAAATGACTATGTTTTGAAATTGGTTAAAGAAGGAAAAGCTATTCCAATTTGTCCAGAAGTAATCGCAGGATTAAAAACACCAAGAACGCCTTGTGAAATTGTTATAGATGGTCATAATAATAAAAAAGTAGTAGATAAAGAAGGTAATGATTTTACAAAAGAATTTTACGATGGCGCATATAAAACCTTAGAGGTTGCAAAAACATTAAATGTTAAGGAGGTTATTTTGCAGTCTAAAAGTCCTTCTTGTGGTTATGGATGGATCTATGATGGAACTTTTACCAATAATTTAATAAAAAGTAACGGATTAACAGCACAATTATTACTGGACAATGGCATTAAAGTATTTACAGAAAAAAATATAAATAAAAGAGCATTATAA
- a CDS encoding transposase produces the protein MPRVARIRQNGAYYHIMCRSASEFLLFRDDHDKIRYLQVLKKCLNEFNGILLSYCLMDNHLHLLLNPLNVDISKFMHKLNLSYAIYYNKKYNRRGHVFADRFNSKIITNEKYFFIASLYIHNNPKDLSPYYKKHPHKYPFSSFSYYLGLENDAFNMVNKKILFSMLNPHYTNALAHYIKLNNIYNKLCKKEPIISPDLTNILTNLSMNTYFDELKKENTYEYISGKYLPLVDVNPRDIIYAVTNYFNISNPDLLREKYNRNILDYKSICIIMLRSFCDLTRKQICSLFGNMTISNVYYLSNRGNKILDEQYNRKLLYKTILSDVS, from the coding sequence ATGCCTAGAGTTGCACGTATACGCCAAAATGGTGCTTATTATCATATTATGTGTCGTTCCGCTTCTGAATTCTTACTCTTTAGAGATGATCATGACAAGATTAGATATTTGCAAGTATTAAAAAAATGCTTAAATGAATTTAATGGTATTTTATTATCATACTGCCTTATGGACAATCATTTACACTTACTATTAAACCCTCTTAATGTTGACATTTCAAAGTTTATGCATAAACTTAATTTATCCTATGCCATTTATTACAATAAAAAATACAATCGTAGAGGACATGTTTTTGCTGATCGTTTTAACAGCAAAATTATTACAAACGAAAAATACTTTTTTATTGCCTCTTTATACATTCATAATAACCCAAAAGACTTAAGTCCTTATTATAAAAAACATCCTCATAAATACCCTTTTTCTTCTTTTTCTTACTACCTAGGTCTGGAAAATGATGCATTTAATATGGTTAATAAGAAGATTTTATTTTCTATGCTAAATCCTCACTACACCAACGCCTTAGCTCATTATATAAAACTCAATAACATTTATAACAAATTATGCAAAAAAGAACCTATAATCTCTCCTGACCTAACAAATATCCTAACTAACCTTTCAATGAATACTTACTTCGATGAACTAAAAAAGGAAAATACCTATGAATATATTAGCGGTAAATATCTTCCATTAGTTGACGTGAATCCTAGGGATATAATCTATGCTGTAACAAATTATTTTAATATTTCTAACCCTGATTTGCTAAGAGAAAAGTATAATAGAAATATTTTAGATTATAAAAGCATTTGTATTATTATGTTAAGGAGCTTTTGTGATTTAACACGCAAACAGATTTGTTCCTTGTTTGGTAATATGACTATTAGTAATGTTTATTATCTCTCTAATCGAGGCAACAAAATTTTAGATGAACAGTACAATAGAAAACTACTCTACAAAACGATTTTATCTGATGTCTCATAA
- a CDS encoding efflux RND transporter permease subunit, producing MLSRFSVKKPYTVIVSIIFVLILGFVSFVNMSTELLPNINLPYAVINTTYIGGSPEEVEMYVTRPIEQRMASIGNVQNINSTSRENFSSITLEFNEKVTMDSAIIEIRENLDMIRNNFPENVSNPSIMKLNPDMMPIMILSVALNNENISDSSPFIESTLIPDLESVEGVASISATGLLENEIEVIINPDNVQEINHAISEAFGNLRPFTDDPLIEITPELISTILKGQNFSMPIGYFSNNGTEYLLRIGEDIKDIEELKNLTIIKPPIPNFDAITLSDVADIQIKDMTKDHYSKVNGNDAVILQIQKQGVYATTDITKNIDAKIKDIQKNNENVEIVTLMNQGEYIGLVVDSITINLIFGGLLAILILFIFLKDVRPTFIVAFSIPISVVTAFVIMYFSGITLNLISMGGLALGVGMLVDNSIVVIENIYRMRTEGKTSKEAAIKGTNQVSGAILSSTLTTISVFLPIVFTQGLTRQLFTDMGLTITYSLIASLLIALTFVPMFASNLFKKETKKEMNFLSNTKNIYTKLLNLSIRYKFIVIFLVVFLFAISILGSNRIGSELFPPSDSGQLSATLNMPKGSSFEETISTAEDFLNILSYIKEIETLGASIDGNMTSLFSRGTASNKETVNINILLKKERDKSTSEVRQLIRETTRSLKADITIREVDMNMSSISGSPVSIDIFGRDFDTLTSITRDITHKITAINGIAELSTPLDDTSKELKIVVNKDKSIEKGFTIGQIHMKLLERLSEPSSSTTVAFDHKTYDIIIKETLETSSVTASDLENITIGYFNEMPVKLNEIATLKESEGFSSINRLNQQRYMSITGQLEEGYNVGLVNQEIANIVDDYLLPQGYTIALSGENEMITESFNDLYIMLLLGVAFIYLIMVSQFQSLLSPFIVMFTIPLAFTGGFFALIVTNTPMSIISLIGLIILTGIVVNNGIVFIDYINKLRTKGLSKNDAIIKAGNDRLRPIMMTALTTIIALSTLSLGTGQGTEMIQPMAITAIGGLIYSTLLTLIFIPVLYDIFHKNTTS from the coding sequence ATGCTTTCTAGGTTCAGTGTTAAAAAACCTTATACCGTTATTGTTTCTATTATTTTTGTACTTATTCTTGGTTTTGTTTCTTTTGTAAATATGTCTACTGAGCTATTACCTAATATTAATTTACCATATGCTGTAATTAATACCACGTATATTGGCGGGAGCCCTGAAGAAGTTGAAATGTATGTTACTAGACCTATTGAACAGAGGATGGCCTCTATAGGCAATGTTCAAAATATTAATTCTACTTCGAGAGAGAATTTTTCTTCCATTACATTAGAATTTAACGAAAAGGTCACTATGGATTCTGCTATTATAGAAATCAGAGAAAATCTTGATATGATAAGAAATAATTTTCCAGAAAACGTATCAAATCCAAGCATTATGAAATTGAACCCTGATATGATGCCTATCATGATTTTATCAGTAGCTCTTAATAATGAAAACATTAGTGATTCATCTCCATTTATTGAATCTACACTTATTCCCGATTTAGAAAGTGTAGAAGGTGTCGCCTCTATAAGCGCTACAGGATTATTAGAAAATGAAATTGAAGTGATTATCAATCCAGATAACGTCCAAGAAATAAATCATGCGATTTCAGAAGCATTTGGTAACCTAAGACCTTTTACAGATGATCCTCTTATTGAAATAACACCTGAATTAATTTCCACAATTCTTAAGGGACAAAATTTTTCTATGCCCATAGGTTATTTTTCGAATAATGGTACAGAGTATTTGCTTAGAATTGGAGAAGATATAAAAGATATAGAAGAGCTGAAAAATCTAACGATTATCAAGCCACCTATTCCTAATTTTGACGCCATTACACTATCTGATGTTGCAGATATTCAAATTAAAGATATGACCAAAGACCATTACTCAAAAGTTAATGGTAATGATGCCGTTATACTTCAAATCCAAAAACAAGGCGTCTATGCTACTACTGATATTACAAAAAATATTGATGCAAAAATTAAAGATATACAAAAAAACAATGAAAATGTAGAAATAGTAACCTTAATGAATCAAGGCGAATATATTGGTTTGGTTGTGGACTCTATTACCATAAATTTAATTTTTGGCGGTTTACTAGCCATATTAATACTTTTTATTTTTCTTAAAGATGTTCGACCCACTTTTATCGTAGCATTTTCTATTCCCATTAGTGTGGTGACTGCTTTTGTTATAATGTATTTTAGTGGCATTACTTTAAACTTAATTTCTATGGGCGGATTAGCTTTAGGCGTAGGTATGCTTGTTGATAATTCTATTGTTGTAATAGAAAACATCTATAGAATGCGAACAGAAGGAAAGACTTCTAAAGAAGCAGCTATTAAAGGAACCAATCAAGTTTCAGGTGCCATATTGTCTTCCACGCTAACAACAATATCTGTTTTTTTGCCAATTGTTTTTACCCAAGGACTCACCAGACAACTTTTTACCGATATGGGACTAACCATCACTTATTCTCTTATTGCAAGTTTACTTATTGCTTTGACTTTTGTACCTATGTTCGCATCAAATTTGTTTAAAAAAGAAACTAAAAAAGAAATGAATTTTCTCAGCAACACAAAAAATATCTATACTAAATTACTCAATCTATCTATTCGATATAAATTTATAGTTATTTTTTTAGTTGTATTTTTATTTGCAATAAGCATTTTAGGTTCTAATAGAATTGGGAGCGAATTATTTCCTCCTTCAGATAGTGGACAATTGTCTGCAACATTAAATATGCCAAAAGGTTCTTCTTTTGAAGAGACTATATCTACTGCTGAAGATTTTTTAAACATACTTAGCTATATAAAGGAAATTGAAACCCTAGGTGCTTCTATTGACGGTAATATGACCAGCTTATTCAGCAGAGGAACAGCCTCTAATAAAGAAACCGTTAACATTAATATTTTATTAAAAAAAGAACGTGACAAAAGCACCAGCGAAGTCAGACAACTTATAAGAGAAACTACCCGCTCACTTAAAGCAGATATAACCATTCGCGAAGTAGATATGAATATGTCTAGTATTAGCGGTTCTCCTGTTTCCATTGATATTTTTGGCAGAGACTTTGATACATTAACCTCAATTACCAGAGACATCACTCATAAAATTACTGCCATAAATGGAATTGCAGAGTTATCTACTCCTTTAGACGATACCTCTAAGGAACTAAAAATTGTTGTTAATAAAGATAAAAGTATTGAAAAAGGGTTTACAATAGGGCAAATTCATATGAAACTCCTTGAACGCTTAAGTGAACCCTCCTCATCAACCACTGTTGCTTTTGACCATAAAACATATGACATTATTATAAAGGAAACTCTAGAAACTTCATCTGTTACCGCTTCTGATTTGGAAAATATCACAATAGGATATTTTAATGAAATGCCTGTCAAATTAAATGAGATTGCTACATTAAAAGAATCTGAAGGATTTTCTTCTATTAATCGATTAAATCAACAAAGGTATATGAGTATTACAGGTCAATTAGAAGAAGGGTATAATGTGGGACTAGTGAATCAAGAAATAGCAAATATAGTTGATGATTACCTGTTGCCCCAAGGATATACTATTGCACTAAGTGGAGAAAATGAAATGATAACGGAGTCCTTTAATGATTTATACATTATGTTGTTACTAGGTGTAGCGTTTATCTATTTAATTATGGTATCACAATTTCAATCCTTATTATCTCCTTTTATTGTTATGTTTACAATCCCTTTGGCTTTTACAGGCGGATTCTTCGCACTAATTGTTACCAATACACCTATGAGCATTATATCGCTAATTGGGTTAATTATTTTAACAGGCATTGTCGTTAATAACGGTATCGTTTTTATAGATTACATTAATAAGCTGAGAACAAAAGGACTAAGTAAGAATGATGCTATTATTAAAGCAGGGAACGATCGCTTAAGACCTATAATGATGACAGCTCTTACAACGATTATTGCTTTATCCACCTTATCTCTAGGCACAGGACAAGGCACTGAAATGATACAGCCTATGGCTATAACCGCAATAGGTGGTCTAATCTATTCAACTTTATTAACCCTTATATTCATACCTGTTTTATACGATATCTTCCATAAAAACACAACTTCATAG